A window of Alkalibaculum bacchi contains these coding sequences:
- a CDS encoding TetR/AcrR family transcriptional regulator, with translation MASYKKSAETKKKILDASKKLFYEKGYKATSCKEICELADVNLGLIHYHFKTKKNIASIIYANSLLEVKDLVRIKMNKIYRYYELKYGTAIENWVFMSGYLMDENYRRFFYEICQENVLVDERTDIIDFFYRLHVNIYNLDISPKEVKLIRVCVAAITMALVEKHVENYLDLSIEELIEYKIRNLYKLMKLSDEDINDIVKTSYDMYQNLNIEFGKHFEIYRIESLTSKAFVI, from the coding sequence ATGGCAAGCTATAAGAAAAGTGCAGAAACAAAAAAGAAAATTTTAGACGCTAGTAAAAAACTCTTTTATGAAAAGGGTTATAAAGCAACTTCTTGTAAAGAAATTTGTGAATTAGCAGATGTAAATCTTGGTCTTATACACTATCATTTTAAAACAAAGAAAAATATTGCGTCTATTATTTATGCTAATAGTTTATTAGAGGTCAAGGATTTGGTTCGAATAAAAATGAATAAAATCTACAGATACTATGAACTAAAATATGGTACAGCAATAGAAAATTGGGTCTTTATGAGTGGCTATCTTATGGATGAAAATTATAGGCGATTTTTCTACGAAATATGTCAGGAAAATGTCCTAGTAGATGAGAGAACGGATATCATCGACTTTTTCTATCGTTTACATGTTAATATTTATAATTTAGACATCTCCCCAAAAGAAGTAAAACTCATCAGAGTATGTGTAGCTGCAATCACTATGGCTCTTGTAGAAAAACATGTGGAAAACTACTTAGATTTATCCATAGAAGAGCTTATAGAATACAAAATTCGCAACTTGTACAAACTTATGAAATTGTCTGATGAAGACATTAATGATATCGTTAAAACGTCTTATGATATGTACCAAAACTTAAATATCGAATTTGGAAAGCATTTTGAAATATATCGAATCGAATCATTGACAAGTAAGGCATTCGTAATCTAA
- a CDS encoding YgaP family membrane protein codes for MVRKNIGLIDAYARLSCGLTMFGMGICKKSKFMIALGAMKTAEGITGFCPMYHFMGMSTKKSDNIIGTVHELIRK; via the coding sequence TTGGTTCGAAAAAATATTGGCTTGATTGACGCTTATGCTCGACTTTCTTGTGGATTAACTATGTTTGGTATGGGAATATGCAAAAAATCAAAATTTATGATTGCTTTAGGTGCTATGAAGACTGCAGAAGGAATAACTGGTTTCTGTCCTATGTATCACTTTATGGGAATGTCCACTAAGAAAAGCGATAATATTATAGGAACCGTTCATGAACTGATTCGAAAATAA
- the thrC gene encoding threonine synthase yields MSYKSTRSDKTITASQAILKGISDEGGLFVPTAFPQIDLENLVHKSYKEICYSILSKYLPEFSENHLKDIIGKAYDKFSVPKVAPVVSFGNRHILELFHGPTLAFKDVALSILPYLIQVSAKLQNVEDKIVILTATSGDTGKAALEGFANVENTKIIVFYPSEGVSSIQKRQMTSQVGNNVYVLGIEGNFDDAQNGVKSIFSNKEFKEKLKSEKIILSSANSINIGRLLPQVVYYFSSYMELVQKGAIALNDSVNFTVPTGNFGDILAGYYAKKMGLPIHKLLCASNSNNVLYDFFKTGTYNKNREFIKTISPSMDILISSNFERMLYHASNNDQELIVNLMEELNTKGSYTIPEEMKSGISELFYGSYSDEESTKKVIGQVYEEYNYVLDPHTAVAYKVCEDYVKNTSDERTNIILSTASPFKFPEAVYESIFKNSDLEVYELIDKLAQKTSLTIPEPIKKLKDSAILHKKVISSDEMKEAVGEILL; encoded by the coding sequence ATTTCTTATAAAAGTACACGTTCAGACAAAACAATAACAGCTTCTCAAGCCATACTAAAAGGTATATCTGACGAAGGTGGACTATTCGTACCTACTGCTTTTCCTCAAATAGACCTAGAGAATTTAGTCCATAAATCTTATAAAGAAATTTGTTACTCTATTCTCTCTAAATATCTTCCTGAATTTAGTGAGAATCATTTAAAAGACATTATAGGTAAAGCTTATGATAAGTTTTCAGTGCCTAAGGTAGCTCCTGTGGTAAGCTTTGGCAATCGCCATATTCTAGAATTATTCCATGGTCCTACTTTAGCCTTTAAAGATGTAGCACTAAGCATATTGCCTTACCTTATTCAAGTTTCAGCAAAACTGCAAAATGTAGAAGATAAAATTGTGATTTTAACAGCTACTTCAGGTGATACTGGCAAGGCAGCTTTAGAAGGATTTGCAAATGTAGAAAATACAAAAATCATTGTCTTTTACCCCTCTGAAGGAGTAAGCAGTATCCAGAAGAGACAAATGACTTCTCAAGTAGGAAACAATGTTTACGTATTAGGAATTGAAGGTAATTTTGACGATGCGCAAAATGGTGTAAAATCAATATTTAGTAATAAAGAATTTAAAGAAAAACTAAAATCAGAGAAGATTATATTATCGTCTGCAAATTCCATTAATATTGGTAGACTTCTTCCTCAAGTAGTTTATTATTTTAGCTCGTATATGGAATTAGTTCAAAAAGGCGCTATCGCATTAAATGATTCTGTCAACTTTACCGTTCCTACAGGCAATTTTGGCGATATTTTAGCTGGATATTATGCAAAGAAAATGGGATTGCCTATTCATAAACTCCTATGTGCTTCTAATTCTAATAATGTCCTCTACGATTTCTTTAAAACAGGAACGTACAATAAAAACAGAGAATTCATTAAGACAATCTCTCCTTCAATGGATATATTGATCTCTAGTAATTTTGAACGAATGTTGTACCATGCTAGTAATAATGATCAAGAACTTATCGTCAATTTAATGGAAGAATTAAATACCAAGGGCAGCTATACTATCCCTGAAGAGATGAAATCTGGTATTTCAGAGCTCTTCTATGGTTCTTACTCTGACGAAGAATCTACAAAAAAGGTCATAGGACAAGTTTATGAAGAATACAATTATGTCTTAGATCCTCATACAGCGGTAGCCTACAAAGTGTGTGAAGATTATGTAAAGAATACATCTGATGAAAGGACAAATATTATACTGTCAACAGCCAGTCCTTTTAAATTCCCAGAAGCAGTATATGAGTCAATCTTTAAAAACAGTGATTTAGAGGTATATGAATTGATCGATAAGTTAGCCCAAAAGACAAGTCTTACAATTCCTGAACCAATTAAGAAATTAAAAGATTCTGCAATTCTTCACAAAAAAGTTATTTCATCCGATGAGATGAAAGAAGCTGTAGGAGAAATTTTACTTTAA
- the thrB gene encoding homoserine kinase produces MYKISVPATSANIGPGFDSFGLALNVYNKFFIDYAEDLIFENCEVANNKNNLVYTSAMSLFNDYYKGEHVPRGLYIKFETQIPLSRGLGSSATCIVAGLIGANLLLGQPYSTEKLLEMAVRIEGHPDNVAPAFFGGLNISTKSRNRIFHKKVQVSDRYSFYVLIPDFTLSTSKSRVVLPEQVPFKDAANNIANASLMVLSLMDGDKETLRFVSRDQLHEPYRKELVPSFDFIKEKVLSNGGLSCFLSGAGPSLLCIVENTEQFERSIPAILGGLKSKWIIQQVDIDYNGAKWVKV; encoded by the coding sequence ATGTATAAGATAAGTGTACCTGCTACTAGCGCAAATATTGGTCCGGGTTTTGATTCTTTTGGCCTTGCATTAAATGTATATAACAAATTTTTCATTGATTATGCAGAAGATTTGATTTTTGAAAACTGTGAGGTTGCAAACAATAAAAATAATTTAGTATATACCTCTGCCATGTCCTTATTTAACGATTATTATAAAGGAGAACATGTTCCAAGAGGTCTATACATAAAATTTGAAACCCAAATTCCCCTTAGCAGAGGATTAGGTAGTAGCGCTACTTGCATTGTAGCTGGCCTCATAGGAGCAAATCTACTCCTTGGTCAGCCCTACAGCACAGAAAAGCTTCTAGAAATGGCTGTACGTATCGAAGGACATCCGGATAATGTAGCTCCTGCTTTTTTTGGAGGATTAAATATTTCCACCAAGTCTAGAAACCGTATTTTTCACAAAAAAGTTCAAGTTTCTGATCGTTACAGCTTTTATGTACTCATTCCTGACTTTACACTGTCTACGAGCAAATCTAGGGTTGTATTACCTGAGCAAGTCCCATTTAAAGATGCTGCCAATAATATTGCCAATGCATCCTTAATGGTGCTTTCTCTAATGGATGGGGATAAGGAGACCTTACGTTTTGTGTCAAGGGATCAATTGCATGAACCTTATCGCAAGGAATTGGTTCCAAGCTTTGACTTTATCAAAGAAAAAGTATTAAGTAACGGTGGTCTTAGCTGTTTTTTAAGTGGTGCGGGACCAAGCCTTCTTTGCATTGTAGAAAATACTGAACAATTTGAAAGAAGTATACCAGCTATTTTAGGTGGATTAAAATCAAAATGGATAATCCAACAAGTAGATATTGACTATAATGGTGCCAAATGGGTGAAAGTGTAA
- a CDS encoding branched-chain amino acid ABC transporter permease — MAGKNKKSNMINLIAVILVFVLLNILTTTGIVSRYFAGILVTCFINIVMASSLNLTVGYLGQLALGHAGFMAVGAYASALFSIAINEMGMPATIQLVLSLIVAGIITAIIGYLIGLPALRLKGDYLAIITLGFGEIIRVAINNLKFTGGAQGLTGIPKIVNSNNSYWVTIVVLVVLYTLTRSRHGRAMKSIMEDEIAAEAVGIDTIKFKALGFTISAFFAGVGGGLYAQYTAFLDPSTFGFMKSVEILTIVILGGMGSLTGTVVASFILTLLPELLRDFAEYRMLLYSAVLIIMMIFRPQGILGTKEFSLTGALRIPAAIREKKKAQNDAEGGDL, encoded by the coding sequence GTGGCAGGCAAAAATAAGAAGTCTAATATGATTAATCTAATAGCGGTCATCCTTGTATTTGTTCTATTAAACATACTTACGACAACTGGAATAGTCAGCAGATATTTTGCAGGTATACTCGTTACATGTTTTATTAATATTGTAATGGCAAGTAGCTTAAATCTTACAGTGGGCTATTTAGGTCAATTGGCCTTAGGGCATGCTGGATTTATGGCAGTAGGTGCATATGCTTCTGCATTGTTTTCTATAGCTATTAATGAAATGGGAATGCCTGCAACAATACAGCTAGTCCTTTCCTTGATTGTAGCAGGAATTATAACAGCAATTATCGGTTACCTTATAGGTTTGCCAGCACTTCGGTTAAAAGGTGATTATTTAGCCATTATTACCCTTGGTTTTGGTGAAATAATCCGAGTTGCTATTAACAATTTGAAGTTTACAGGTGGAGCACAGGGGCTTACAGGAATTCCTAAGATTGTCAATTCAAATAATTCTTATTGGGTTACTATCGTGGTTCTCGTAGTGTTGTATACCTTAACCCGTTCAAGGCATGGTAGGGCTATGAAATCAATCATGGAGGATGAAATCGCTGCTGAAGCAGTAGGGATTGATACTATAAAATTTAAGGCTTTAGGATTTACGATTTCTGCATTTTTTGCAGGTGTAGGAGGTGGATTGTATGCACAATACACTGCTTTTCTAGACCCTTCTACTTTTGGTTTTATGAAATCTGTAGAGATACTTACTATCGTTATTTTAGGAGGTATGGGCAGCCTTACAGGTACAGTAGTAGCATCCTTTATACTGACGCTTCTTCCAGAACTTCTTAGGGATTTTGCAGAGTACAGAATGTTACTTTATTCCGCCGTATTGATTATTATGATGATTTTTAGACCTCAAGGAATCTTAGGAACAAAAGAATTCTCTTTAACAGGTGCATTAAGAATTCCGGCAGCAATACGAGAAAAGAAAAAAGCACAAAATGATGCAGAGGGGGGAGATCTCTAA
- a CDS encoding MFS transporter, with amino-acid sequence MDNSKKTKKPLSKALKTFYGVGDCAFSLMTSVENYFFPFFLTNLAQFDLGLAALIQTITSGVDAAISWIYGAIIDGSKPMKWGRYRSWLIALPWIVPLLYALQFVKFGNNAINAVTIIIGFLASHMIWNIPYVANVSLITLAAQTPEDRSQLTATRGAWANMSRVLFPYVGIPMASFFAGIIGETNQYAATAFVLGVIMAVMYYAHFKMFDGYEDVDVVTDVKSKKADKMSGGDMLKSLFQNPPLLVLLIADVSKFLFNFLLGGIAVYYFTYVAQNAALLPTYIFIANILGVIGSYVSKNFAKTLSTRTAAIVFFVITAAVLIVAKLLWASVSVYVVIILLSIGQFSYGVNYSLIPALYADCVIYSEWKTGKKASGWIMGLQNLPLKVSILLRGLIISAVLASANFTPDIDPAQASDALKNAITNGFMLIPAIFSLVSAVLLVVGFKITREKVVEYQEEINSRTA; translated from the coding sequence ATGGACAACTCAAAGAAAACAAAGAAACCCTTAAGTAAAGCATTAAAAACCTTTTACGGGGTTGGCGACTGTGCATTTTCATTAATGACAAGTGTTGAGAACTACTTCTTCCCATTTTTCTTAACGAATCTTGCACAATTTGACTTAGGTTTAGCCGCACTTATTCAAACGATTACAAGTGGAGTTGATGCTGCGATTTCGTGGATCTATGGAGCAATTATTGATGGATCCAAACCTATGAAATGGGGACGTTATCGTTCTTGGTTAATTGCATTACCATGGATTGTACCTTTACTTTACGCTTTACAATTTGTGAAGTTTGGAAACAATGCAATTAATGCAGTTACAATTATTATTGGTTTTTTAGCTAGTCATATGATCTGGAATATTCCTTATGTTGCAAATGTATCTTTAATTACATTAGCTGCACAAACACCAGAAGACAGATCTCAATTAACAGCGACAAGAGGCGCATGGGCAAATATGTCTAGGGTATTATTCCCTTATGTAGGTATTCCAATGGCATCTTTCTTCGCAGGAATAATTGGAGAAACAAATCAATATGCGGCAACAGCTTTTGTTTTAGGTGTTATTATGGCTGTTATGTACTATGCTCATTTTAAAATGTTTGATGGATACGAAGACGTTGATGTTGTTACTGATGTAAAGAGCAAAAAAGCGGATAAAATGAGCGGTGGAGACATGCTTAAATCACTATTCCAAAATCCTCCATTACTTGTACTATTAATTGCCGATGTATCAAAGTTCTTATTTAACTTCCTTTTAGGTGGTATTGCTGTATATTACTTTACATATGTTGCACAAAATGCAGCTTTATTGCCAACTTATATTTTTATTGCTAATATCTTAGGTGTAATAGGCTCTTATGTAAGTAAGAATTTTGCTAAGACATTATCTACTCGAACAGCTGCAATAGTGTTCTTTGTAATCACAGCAGCAGTTTTAATAGTTGCAAAGCTACTTTGGGCATCTGTATCTGTTTATGTAGTTATTATCTTATTAAGCATTGGCCAATTCTCATATGGTGTAAACTACTCTTTAATTCCTGCGCTATATGCAGACTGTGTTATTTACAGCGAATGGAAAACAGGCAAAAAAGCTTCTGGTTGGATTATGGGGCTTCAAAACTTACCATTAAAGGTCTCTATCTTATTAAGAGGATTAATCATCTCTGCAGTACTTGCATCTGCAAACTTTACACCAGATATTGATCCAGCACAAGCGAGTGATGCTTTGAAAAATGCCATTACAAATGGATTTATGTTAATACCAGCAATATTCTCTCTTGTTAGTGCGGTCTTACTGGTTGTAGGATTTAAAATTACTAGAGAGAAAGTTGTTGAATATCAAGAAGAGATTAATAGCCGAACAGCATAA
- a CDS encoding molybdenum cofactor guanylyltransferase: MNKFGTAILLAGGKSSRMGFDKQQLKVNNILLVEYIINRLYTVFDDIVVVTNNSEHYTNLPCRTVQDEIPGYGPLSGIHIGLKMAKNQYGYVMACDMPYINFDYIAYLKNRMEQVDCDACVTVFNQEWIEPFHGFYSKKLISPIEEYLKSGKRSVFGLLKNFNSIYIEEEIAREYSPNWDLFLNINTKEDLLELETQWSNLNM, encoded by the coding sequence ATGAACAAATTTGGGACGGCTATTTTACTAGCAGGTGGGAAGAGCAGTAGGATGGGGTTTGATAAGCAACAATTAAAGGTCAATAATATTTTATTAGTAGAATATATTATTAATAGATTATACACAGTATTTGATGATATTGTAGTAGTTACAAATAATTCTGAGCACTATACTAATTTGCCTTGCCGAACTGTTCAAGACGAAATACCAGGTTATGGACCATTAAGTGGGATACATATAGGATTAAAAATGGCTAAAAACCAATACGGTTATGTTATGGCTTGTGATATGCCCTATATTAATTTTGATTATATTGCATATTTGAAAAATAGAATGGAACAGGTAGATTGTGATGCCTGTGTTACAGTGTTTAATCAGGAATGGATTGAGCCTTTTCATGGGTTTTATTCAAAAAAATTAATAAGTCCTATAGAGGAGTACTTAAAAAGTGGGAAAAGGTCGGTTTTTGGACTCCTCAAGAACTTTAACAGTATTTATATCGAGGAAGAGATTGCCCGAGAGTATAGCCCTAATTGGGATCTGTTCCTAAATATTAATACAAAAGAAGATTTACTCGAATTAGAAACACAGTGGAGCAACCTAAATATGTAG
- a CDS encoding DUF2284 domain-containing protein, whose product MLKDRLIESFKEIGYDEFKEIELGEILFSKDVFAQCARNICGNFSKYHTCKGSTIKESKEIISKYNHAFLINKIVELKRGKEMMESLKCVADANEALRKAFKDEEVMIMGAGPCTICKTCAITEEKPCRHPDKIQYSMEGSGIDVVRMSINEKMTYNAGRGKIGYFSLILF is encoded by the coding sequence ATGCTTAAGGATCGATTAATAGAATCATTCAAAGAAATTGGTTATGATGAGTTTAAAGAAATAGAACTTGGTGAGATACTATTTTCTAAAGATGTCTTCGCCCAATGCGCCCGAAATATTTGTGGTAATTTTAGTAAATATCATACTTGCAAAGGTAGTACCATAAAAGAAAGTAAGGAAATAATATCAAAATACAATCACGCCTTTTTAATTAATAAAATCGTAGAGCTTAAAAGAGGAAAAGAAATGATGGAATCCTTAAAATGTGTTGCTGACGCAAATGAAGCTTTACGCAAAGCTTTTAAAGATGAAGAAGTTATGATTATGGGCGCTGGTCCTTGTACCATATGTAAAACATGCGCGATAACCGAAGAAAAGCCCTGCAGACACCCAGATAAAATACAATACTCAATGGAAGGCAGCGGAATCGACGTAGTCCGCATGTCGATAAATGAGAAGATGACCTATAATGCTGGTCGTGGGAAGATTGGATATTTTAGTTTGATTTTGTTTTAG
- a CDS encoding ABC transporter ATP-binding protein — translation MALLDVKDLTIKFGGLTAVDGFEISIESGELRGLIGPNGAGKTTVFNMLTGVYLPTSGSIVLDGKNVVGKQPYDIVEAGAARTFQNIRLFKELTVEDNVKIAYHKEMKYNIVDGIFRLPSYWNEEKKAHNYAMELLDIFDMRQSAQSLAKNLPYGKQRKLEIARALATNPKILLLDEPAAGMNPQETKELMETIYLIRDKFKIAILLIEHDMNLVMGICEKITVIDYGKIIAVGNPDQIKSNPNVIKAYLGE, via the coding sequence ATGGCATTATTAGATGTAAAAGACTTAACCATTAAATTCGGGGGTCTTACTGCTGTAGATGGGTTTGAAATCTCTATTGAAAGTGGAGAACTTAGAGGCTTAATTGGGCCAAATGGTGCGGGTAAAACTACTGTATTTAATATGTTGACAGGTGTATATCTTCCGACTTCTGGAAGTATTGTTTTAGATGGTAAAAATGTAGTTGGAAAACAGCCTTATGATATCGTAGAAGCTGGAGCAGCTAGAACCTTTCAAAATATTCGATTATTTAAGGAGCTTACAGTAGAAGACAATGTTAAGATAGCCTATCATAAAGAAATGAAATATAATATTGTAGATGGCATCTTTCGACTGCCCTCTTATTGGAACGAAGAAAAGAAAGCTCACAATTATGCAATGGAGCTCTTAGATATATTTGACATGAGGCAATCAGCACAAAGCTTAGCTAAGAATCTTCCCTATGGAAAGCAGCGTAAGCTTGAGATTGCAAGAGCTTTAGCTACTAATCCAAAGATTTTATTGCTTGATGAGCCTGCTGCTGGAATGAATCCACAAGAAACAAAAGAGCTTATGGAGACCATATACTTAATTCGAGATAAGTTTAAGATTGCCATTCTCTTAATTGAACACGATATGAATTTAGTAATGGGCATTTGTGAAAAGATTACTGTAATAGATTATGGGAAAATAATTGCAGTTGGTAATCCAGATCAAATAAAATCCAATCCAAATGTAATCAAAGCTTATTTAGGCGAGTAG
- a CDS encoding ABC transporter ATP-binding protein, which produces MLEVKNLNVHYGSIHAIKNISFDVKQGEIVTLIGANGAGKTTILQTLSRMIKPTDGMILFKEQDIEKVSPQKMVSMGMGHVPEGRRIFAQMTVLENLEMGAYSRKSNKAEFNKDLELVFKRFPRLKERIKQLAGTLSGGEQQMLAIGRTIMSHPELILLDEPSMGLAPILVDEIFNIIEEINKTGTTILLVEQNANRALQIADRGYVLETGKIVIQGKAKDLIENDDIKKAYLGG; this is translated from the coding sequence ATGTTAGAAGTAAAAAATCTTAATGTACACTATGGCAGTATACACGCTATTAAAAATATAAGTTTTGACGTAAAACAGGGAGAAATTGTAACCTTAATTGGAGCCAATGGAGCAGGGAAGACCACCATACTTCAAACTTTGTCTCGAATGATTAAACCTACTGATGGAATGATTCTTTTTAAAGAACAGGATATTGAAAAAGTCAGCCCACAAAAGATGGTGTCTATGGGTATGGGTCATGTACCAGAAGGCAGGCGAATTTTTGCCCAAATGACTGTACTAGAAAATCTTGAAATGGGAGCTTATTCAAGAAAGTCAAATAAAGCAGAATTTAACAAAGACTTAGAGTTGGTATTTAAAAGATTTCCTAGGTTAAAAGAGCGAATAAAACAATTAGCTGGTACTCTTAGTGGTGGAGAACAACAGATGTTGGCCATCGGTCGAACGATCATGTCTCATCCAGAACTGATTTTATTAGATGAACCTTCTATGGGACTTGCTCCAATTTTAGTAGATGAAATCTTTAATATTATTGAAGAAATCAATAAAACAGGAACTACAATCCTACTTGTAGAGCAAAACGCCAATAGAGCCTTACAAATTGCTGACAGAGGATATGTTCTAGAAACAGGAAAAATCGTCATTCAAGGAAAAGCAAAAGACTTAATTGAAAATGATGATATCAAAAAAGCGTATTTAGGCGGTTAA
- a CDS encoding SLC13 family permease translates to MKKTQLLGIILAIVILIAMNFIPAQGILSEAGVRSIGLLLAVLILLITEPLPIGVTCFLTIALMVVFKVAADIPSAVSGFTNSIVYFVLVSFGLSTAITKVPLSTRLLKKLMLLFGKNVNMIIFAIMLCSALLSCMISNVATTAVFIPLVLGFLKIYKDQSAKMKTGKAIMIGLPVASMIGGMITPAGSSLNLMCINLLEQATGIRITFIQWMTFGIPLVIIILPIAWWIIVKVYKPAELSQDEIKAYVNGLEVPKKMGFQELYVLVLMIVLLVLWILSSWYPVFNVTLVAIIGFVFLFLPKIEVLTWTEYINDVSWAAFFLVGTIISVGNNLVANGVSDWIVQTLMPSSINLPLFGIIFMIGILIFLMLIVVPVAPALITMLVVPLVGLAANIGVSPIITIMTLGLCVSNCYLLPLDTVPLLTYMTGYYKMGEMAKSTAIIQIVLAVFVAIWIPLAAMLLGIL, encoded by the coding sequence ATGAAGAAAACTCAGTTATTAGGGATTATTTTAGCAATAGTAATTTTAATCGCAATGAATTTTATACCAGCTCAGGGCATATTATCAGAGGCGGGAGTACGATCAATAGGCCTTCTTTTAGCAGTGTTAATCTTACTAATTACGGAACCATTGCCAATAGGAGTGACTTGTTTTCTCACAATTGCTTTGATGGTAGTGTTTAAAGTAGCAGCGGATATACCGTCTGCTGTAAGTGGATTTACGAATTCAATCGTATACTTTGTATTAGTCTCTTTTGGACTATCAACAGCGATTACGAAAGTACCACTATCCACTCGATTGTTGAAAAAATTGATGTTATTGTTCGGAAAAAATGTAAATATGATTATATTTGCCATTATGCTATGCTCTGCACTTCTATCATGTATGATATCAAATGTGGCGACGACAGCTGTTTTTATTCCATTAGTATTAGGGTTTTTAAAAATCTATAAAGATCAAAGTGCTAAAATGAAAACAGGCAAAGCGATAATGATTGGCCTGCCAGTTGCTAGCATGATTGGAGGTATGATTACTCCAGCTGGTTCATCATTAAATCTAATGTGCATTAATCTATTAGAGCAGGCCACAGGAATAAGAATTACTTTTATTCAATGGATGACTTTCGGAATTCCCCTAGTAATTATCATACTGCCTATTGCTTGGTGGATTATCGTAAAGGTTTACAAACCTGCAGAATTATCTCAAGATGAAATAAAAGCTTATGTTAATGGTCTTGAGGTTCCAAAGAAAATGGGTTTTCAAGAACTATATGTACTAGTTTTAATGATCGTCTTACTTGTATTGTGGATTTTAAGCTCTTGGTATCCAGTTTTCAATGTAACTTTAGTAGCGATAATTGGATTTGTATTCTTGTTCTTGCCTAAAATAGAGGTACTTACTTGGACGGAATACATAAATGATGTAAGTTGGGCTGCCTTTTTCTTAGTAGGTACCATTATATCTGTAGGCAATAATTTAGTAGCAAACGGTGTCAGTGATTGGATTGTCCAAACATTAATGCCAAGTTCTATTAATCTTCCACTCTTTGGAATAATATTTATGATAGGTATCTTGATTTTCTTAATGCTAATCGTCGTTCCAGTGGCTCCTGCTCTTATAACAATGCTTGTAGTTCCTCTAGTAGGATTAGCAGCAAATATCGGAGTTAGCCCAATTATCACCATTATGACTTTGGGGTTGTGTGTATCAAATTGTTACTTGCTCCCTCTTGATACAGTTCCACTATTAACCTATATGACAGGGTATTATAAAATGGGAGAGATGGCGAAATCTACAGCTATTATCCAAATAGTATTAGCAGTATTTGTAGCTATATGGATACCACTAGCAGCTATGTTATTAGGGATTCTATAG
- a CDS encoding ACT domain-containing protein, which produces MITKYLIISKEILPDYFDKVIEAKKLIDSNQVKGVSEAVKKVGISRSTYYKYKDYVFVPSNQLGGRKATLSLVLEHHKGVLSNILNIIADKNGNILTINQDIPINDKAIVSITLDILDLSITLQHLIETLTKLKGVASAKLVAIE; this is translated from the coding sequence ATGATAACAAAATATCTAATCATAAGCAAAGAAATACTTCCTGATTATTTTGATAAAGTAATTGAGGCGAAAAAGCTTATAGACAGCAATCAAGTAAAAGGCGTAAGTGAAGCTGTAAAAAAAGTAGGCATAAGTAGAAGTACTTATTATAAGTATAAAGACTATGTCTTCGTCCCTTCAAATCAATTAGGAGGTCGCAAAGCAACCTTATCTCTTGTATTAGAGCATCATAAAGGAGTACTCTCTAATATATTAAATATTATTGCAGATAAAAACGGAAACATCCTGACGATCAATCAAGATATTCCTATAAATGACAAAGCCATCGTATCCATTACTCTAGATATACTAGACTTATCCATAACCCTTCAACACCTCATTGAAACTCTTACTAAATTAAAAGGGGTAGCTTCAGCAAAACTTGTAGCCATTGAATAA